A region from the candidate division KSB1 bacterium genome encodes:
- a CDS encoding ATP-binding protein, giving the protein MPVIWTLEEKCRRCYSCIRECPAKAIKVEHGQAKVIENRCLGCGHCVRVCSQGAKAVLDGVQNVLNFLAGDRPVAAMVAPSFVAAYGDWPVQKFVGALRACGFEYVVETAFGADLINRAYFKLVHNAEGLDVSAKRPIIASSCPALTNYIEKYAPELIQNLAPIVSPMVAMGRVVRKYYGEQVLRVFIGPCTAKKVEIMTEEVRDAVDEVLTFAELEQIWQLQGVSLSEVEPAEFDPPRAYLGRVYPLAGGFLRSAGLPADVMSTETLVTEGKAQVLNLIESLRREEVPATIIDVLFCEGCINGPFMNQAVNYFNRKHRLVSYAEESRLSFDYTAWRRAIEECQDVPIFRGFHPDEVPVGEPSEADIKAILARIDKFAPADELNCGACGYESCRAYAKAVYQGLAEPDMCLPYLIDKMQRMQEQLQQSMNELAETQQQLLQHEKLASIGQLAAGVAHEVNNPLGAIMLYAHLVKQRLGENDPNVEDIKFIMEEARRCQSIVSGLLNFSRQGRLNLTLQHIGNVIQRTVKAVRRQPLFSRVDIRTIIKPDVPSCYMDAEQMHQVFLNLAVNAAEAMPEGGTLTITAQVENDKLQVLFEDTGVGIPKENLGKLFTPFFTTKQIGKGTGLGLAIAYGIVKMHKGNIMVKHSEVGKGTTFLVELPLVTEQAAIESNGRLIQ; this is encoded by the coding sequence ATGCCGGTTATCTGGACCCTCGAGGAAAAGTGTCGGCGCTGCTATTCGTGCATTCGTGAGTGTCCGGCCAAAGCCATCAAAGTCGAACACGGCCAGGCAAAGGTGATCGAGAACCGATGTCTCGGCTGCGGTCACTGCGTGCGCGTCTGCTCACAGGGCGCCAAGGCCGTTCTTGACGGAGTCCAGAACGTGTTGAATTTTTTAGCCGGCGACCGTCCGGTTGCGGCCATGGTGGCGCCCTCTTTCGTTGCCGCCTACGGCGATTGGCCGGTGCAAAAATTCGTCGGCGCCCTGCGCGCCTGCGGCTTTGAGTATGTAGTCGAAACCGCTTTCGGCGCCGATCTCATCAATCGCGCCTACTTTAAACTGGTTCACAATGCCGAAGGGCTCGACGTATCGGCCAAAAGGCCGATCATCGCCTCTTCCTGTCCGGCGCTGACCAACTATATCGAAAAATATGCGCCTGAACTAATCCAAAACCTCGCGCCCATTGTTTCGCCGATGGTCGCCATGGGCCGTGTGGTCCGCAAATATTACGGCGAGCAGGTACTGCGCGTCTTTATCGGCCCCTGTACGGCCAAAAAGGTGGAAATTATGACCGAAGAGGTGCGCGATGCCGTTGACGAAGTGCTGACCTTTGCCGAACTCGAGCAGATCTGGCAGTTGCAGGGAGTCTCTTTGAGCGAGGTCGAACCGGCAGAATTTGATCCGCCCCGCGCCTATTTGGGACGGGTCTACCCGCTGGCCGGCGGTTTTTTGCGCTCCGCCGGTTTGCCCGCCGACGTCATGAGCACCGAAACGCTCGTCACCGAAGGCAAGGCGCAGGTGCTCAACCTGATCGAATCGCTGCGCCGTGAAGAGGTGCCGGCAACGATCATCGACGTGCTGTTCTGCGAAGGCTGCATCAACGGCCCGTTCATGAATCAGGCGGTCAACTACTTTAACCGCAAGCATCGTCTGGTCAGCTATGCCGAAGAGAGCCGGCTGAGCTTTGATTATACCGCCTGGCGCCGCGCGATCGAAGAATGCCAGGACGTGCCCATCTTTCGCGGCTTTCATCCCGACGAGGTGCCGGTCGGCGAGCCGTCCGAAGCCGACATCAAGGCAATTCTGGCGCGCATCGACAAATTCGCCCCGGCCGACGAGCTGAACTGCGGCGCCTGCGGGTACGAATCCTGCCGCGCGTACGCCAAGGCCGTCTACCAAGGCCTGGCGGAGCCGGATATGTGCCTGCCGTATCTTATCGACAAAATGCAGCGCATGCAGGAACAGCTGCAGCAGTCGATGAACGAATTGGCCGAAACGCAGCAGCAGCTGCTGCAGCATGAAAAGCTGGCTTCAATCGGACAGTTGGCTGCCGGGGTCGCTCATGAGGTCAACAATCCCCTCGGCGCCATCATGCTCTATGCGCATTTGGTCAAGCAGCGTTTGGGCGAAAACGACCCGAACGTCGAGGATATTAAATTCATCATGGAAGAGGCGCGGCGGTGTCAGTCGATTGTTTCCGGTCTGCTGAACTTTTCGCGTCAAGGCCGATTGAACCTGACGCTGCAGCACATCGGCAATGTCATTCAGCGCACCGTCAAGGCGGTCAGGCGGCAACCGCTCTTTTCCCGCGTCGATATTCGCACCATCATCAAGCCGGATGTGCCGAGCTGTTATATGGACGCCGAACAAATGCATCAGGTGTTTCTCAATCTGGCCGTCAATGCCGCCGAAGCCATGCCCGAAGGCGGCACGCTGACGATCACCGCCCAAGTCGAGAACGACAAACTTCAGGTTCTTTTTGAAGACACCGGCGTGGGCATTCCCAAAGAGAACCTCGGCAAACTGTTCACGCCGTTCTTTACCACCAAACAGATCGGCAAAGGAACCGGCTTGGGGCTGGCGATCGCCTACGGCATCGTCAAGATGCACAAAGGCAATATAATGGTCAAGCACAGCGAGGTCGGCAAAGGCACGACGTTTCTCGTCGAACTGCCGTTGGTCACCGAGCAGGCCGCAATAGAGTCAAACGGAAGGTTGATCCAATGA
- a CDS encoding ATP-binding protein encodes MRELSLNILDIVMNSIEAGATRVITAIVESPSRNLLQIAVRDNGRGMSDELARSVLDPFVTTRTTRAVGMGLPLFRQTALLAGGDLRIDSQIGKGTTVIAFMQLHNLNRPPLGNIVDTMMNLMTASPNVHFFYAHLTDGGRFCFDSFRLFSIMAEHDCSIYEAADRARQNFENGLRRIGARLF; translated from the coding sequence GTGCGGGAACTGTCGCTGAACATTTTGGACATTGTCATGAATTCGATCGAAGCGGGAGCCACGCGCGTCATCACGGCGATTGTGGAAAGCCCTTCGCGCAATCTGCTGCAGATTGCCGTGCGCGACAACGGCCGCGGCATGAGCGACGAGCTTGCCCGCAGCGTTCTTGATCCGTTCGTCACCACGCGCACCACCCGCGCCGTCGGCATGGGACTGCCGCTGTTTCGACAGACGGCGCTGCTGGCCGGCGGTGACCTGCGAATCGATTCGCAAATCGGCAAAGGCACGACGGTCATCGCTTTTATGCAGCTCCATAATCTGAATCGGCCGCCCCTCGGCAATATCGTCGATACCATGATGAACCTGATGACGGCGTCGCCGAACGTGCACTTTTTTTATGCGCACCTGACCGACGGCGGCCGCTTCTGCTTCGATTCTTTTCGCCTGTTCTCGATTATGGCTGAACACGACTGCTCGATCTATGAAGCGGCTGATCGAGCTCGGCAAAATTTCGAAAACGGACTGCGGCGCATCGGCGCCCGGCTGTTTTAA
- a CDS encoding NADH-dependent [FeFe] hydrogenase, group A6, with amino-acid sequence MDNVTVTIDGLQITVPKGTTVLEAAEKLNIKIPRLCYHPDLPPVSACRLCVVEIEGDRLLRTSCSWKCQDGMKISTKSKLVRESRKMALELILSRHPMLCTECVRNQNCELQTAAEQLGIRQVRFDYSARPGDIDDTSTVLVRDPSKCILCRRCIQTCTLVQSVSAIGLEGRGYDVWVDTPFGKGLTDVACVSCGQCINRCPVGALYEKDHITRVWEALDDPTKHVVVQTAPAVRASIGEEFGLPAGSLVTNKLVTALRLLGFDKVFDTDFTADLTIVEEGTELLSRIKNGGKLPLLTSCSPGWINFIEHFYPQLLPHVSSCKSPQQMFGALAKTYYAQKAGIDPKDIFVVSIMPCTAKKFEAQRPEMSDSGYQDVDAVLTTREAARMMKQVGINLPELEDGEYDAPLGISTGAAVIFGNTGGVMEAALRTVYEIVTKKPLDNVEITAVRGMEGVREAEIDLDGVKVKAAVANGLGNARQLMEKIAAGEADYHFIEIMACPGGCIGGGGQPIPTSLEIRKKRVEAIYAADRGMKVRKSHENPAVKMLYEEFLGEPNGHKAHQLLHTKYTPKQVYA; translated from the coding sequence GTGGATAACGTAACGGTAACCATCGACGGCCTGCAGATCACGGTTCCCAAGGGCACCACGGTGCTCGAGGCCGCCGAGAAACTCAATATCAAGATTCCGCGGCTCTGCTATCACCCCGATTTGCCGCCGGTTTCCGCTTGTCGATTGTGCGTCGTCGAAATCGAAGGCGACCGCCTGCTGCGCACGTCCTGCTCCTGGAAGTGCCAGGACGGCATGAAGATCAGCACCAAATCCAAGTTGGTGCGCGAGTCGCGCAAAATGGCGCTGGAGCTCATCCTTTCGCGCCATCCTATGCTGTGCACGGAATGCGTGCGTAATCAGAACTGTGAACTGCAGACCGCTGCCGAACAGCTCGGCATTCGGCAGGTCCGCTTCGATTACTCGGCGCGACCGGGCGATATCGACGACACCAGCACCGTGTTGGTGCGTGATCCGTCCAAATGCATCCTCTGCCGCCGATGCATCCAGACCTGCACGCTGGTGCAGAGCGTCAGCGCCATCGGCCTGGAAGGCCGCGGCTATGACGTTTGGGTCGACACGCCGTTCGGCAAAGGCCTGACCGATGTAGCCTGCGTTTCCTGCGGCCAATGCATCAACCGCTGCCCGGTCGGCGCTCTTTACGAAAAAGATCACATCACCCGTGTCTGGGAAGCGCTCGACGACCCGACCAAACACGTCGTCGTGCAGACCGCTCCGGCCGTGCGCGCCTCCATCGGCGAAGAGTTCGGCCTGCCCGCCGGCTCTCTCGTCACCAACAAGCTGGTGACCGCTCTGCGCCTGCTCGGCTTTGACAAGGTATTCGACACCGATTTTACCGCCGACTTGACCATCGTCGAAGAAGGCACCGAGCTGCTAAGCCGCATAAAGAACGGCGGCAAGCTGCCGCTTTTGACCAGCTGCAGTCCGGGCTGGATTAACTTTATCGAGCATTTCTATCCGCAGCTGCTGCCGCACGTGTCGTCGTGCAAGTCGCCGCAGCAGATGTTCGGCGCCCTGGCCAAGACCTACTATGCGCAAAAGGCCGGCATTGATCCCAAGGACATTTTCGTGGTTTCGATCATGCCGTGTACGGCGAAAAAGTTTGAGGCGCAGCGTCCTGAAATGAGCGACAGCGGCTATCAGGACGTCGATGCCGTGTTGACCACGCGCGAAGCGGCCCGCATGATGAAGCAGGTCGGCATTAACCTGCCGGAGCTGGAAGACGGCGAATACGATGCGCCGCTCGGCATCTCCACCGGCGCCGCGGTCATTTTCGGCAACACCGGCGGCGTGATGGAAGCGGCTTTGCGCACCGTCTATGAAATCGTCACCAAAAAGCCGCTCGACAACGTCGAAATCACCGCTGTACGCGGCATGGAAGGCGTGCGGGAAGCCGAGATCGATCTGGACGGCGTGAAGGTCAAGGCGGCGGTCGCCAACGGCCTGGGCAATGCGCGGCAGCTGATGGAAAAGATCGCCGCCGGCGAAGCGGATTATCACTTTATCGAGATCATGGCCTGCCCGGGCGGCTGCATCGGCGGCGGCGGCCAGCCGATCCCGACCAGCCTGGAGATCCGCAAAAAGCGCGTCGAGGCGATCTATGCCGCCGACCGCGGCATGAAGGTGCGCAAATCGCATGAAAACCCGGCCGTCAAGATGCTTTACGAGGAATTCCTCGGCGAGCCCAACGGCCACAAAGCGCACCAGCTGCTGCACACCAAATACACGCCGAAGCAGGTATACGCTTAA
- the nuoF gene encoding NADH-quinone oxidoreductase subunit NuoF, protein MHRIHILIAMDSHTLAQGARAVRDTLIKELEMASLQNEVKVIETGSVGIYNKGVVLVVFPDGVYYTGVKVEDVAEIISEHLIKGRVVERLRYTDVPSEPAPKAVGEAPRFGKQVRVVLKNAGRIDPDSIEEYIANDGYEALGKALTQMKPEDVIAEMKKSGLQGRGGAFFPTGLKWSFAAAEKAQPKYIVCNADEGEPGTFKDRLILEGDPHAVIEGMALAGYAVGASMGYVYIRGEYKMSISRIRRAIEQARQHGLLGNNIFGSGFSFDIEVREGAGAYICGEETALIESIEGKRGEPRDKPPFPPSVGLWGKPTIVNNVETLANVPQIILKGADWFRTLGTEKSPGTKVFTMVGNINNPGLIEVPMGITLREIIYDIGHGIPGGKGFKLAQMGGTTGGILTAEHLDLPMTVENLREIGAGLGSGALLVVDDSQDVVELVKNFVEFFNHESCGKCTLCREGNGRLLQLLERISSGHGSIEDIDLMESLATTMMRGAFCGLGQAAPIPILGCLKYFRQDFVAACSAGAKAAA, encoded by the coding sequence ATGCATAGGATTCACATCTTGATCGCCATGGATTCGCACACCCTGGCTCAGGGTGCGCGGGCCGTGCGCGACACGCTGATCAAAGAACTCGAAATGGCTTCGCTGCAGAACGAGGTCAAGGTCATCGAGACCGGCAGCGTCGGCATTTATAACAAGGGGGTCGTGCTTGTGGTTTTCCCGGACGGCGTCTATTACACCGGCGTCAAAGTAGAAGACGTCGCCGAAATTATTTCCGAACATCTCATCAAAGGACGTGTTGTCGAGCGGCTGCGCTACACCGATGTGCCGTCCGAGCCCGCTCCCAAAGCCGTCGGCGAGGCGCCGCGCTTCGGCAAGCAGGTACGAGTCGTGCTCAAGAACGCCGGACGCATCGATCCGGACAGCATCGAAGAATACATTGCCAACGACGGCTACGAGGCGCTCGGCAAAGCCCTCACGCAGATGAAGCCGGAAGACGTCATTGCCGAAATGAAAAAATCCGGCCTGCAGGGGCGCGGCGGCGCCTTTTTTCCGACCGGCCTGAAATGGAGTTTTGCCGCTGCCGAAAAAGCGCAGCCGAAATACATCGTCTGCAACGCCGATGAAGGCGAGCCGGGCACGTTCAAGGATCGACTGATCCTCGAAGGTGATCCGCACGCCGTGATCGAAGGCATGGCTCTGGCCGGTTACGCCGTCGGCGCCTCGATGGGATACGTCTATATCCGCGGCGAGTATAAAATGTCGATCAGCCGCATCCGCCGCGCCATCGAGCAGGCCCGTCAACACGGTTTGCTGGGCAACAATATTTTCGGATCCGGGTTTTCTTTCGATATCGAAGTACGCGAAGGCGCCGGCGCCTATATTTGCGGTGAGGAAACCGCATTGATCGAGTCGATCGAGGGCAAGCGCGGCGAACCGCGCGACAAGCCGCCGTTTCCGCCTTCGGTAGGTTTGTGGGGCAAACCGACCATCGTCAACAACGTCGAAACCCTGGCCAACGTGCCGCAGATCATCCTCAAGGGCGCCGATTGGTTCCGCACCCTCGGCACCGAAAAGAGCCCCGGCACCAAGGTGTTTACCATGGTCGGCAACATCAACAATCCCGGCCTGATCGAAGTGCCGATGGGCATCACCTTGCGCGAGATCATCTATGACATCGGCCACGGCATTCCGGGCGGCAAGGGCTTCAAGCTGGCCCAGATGGGCGGCACCACCGGCGGTATTTTGACCGCCGAGCATCTCGACCTGCCGATGACCGTGGAGAATCTGCGCGAGATCGGCGCCGGACTCGGTTCGGGCGCCCTGCTCGTCGTCGACGATTCTCAGGATGTCGTCGAGTTGGTCAAAAACTTTGTCGAGTTTTTCAATCACGAATCCTGCGGCAAATGTACGCTCTGCCGCGAAGGAAACGGCCGTCTGCTGCAGCTGCTGGAGCGCATTTCATCCGGCCACGGCTCGATCGAGGACATCGACCTGATGGAATCGTTGGCAACAACCATGATGCGCGGCGCTTTCTGCGGCCTCGGCCAGGCGGCGCCGATTCCCATCCTCGGCTGCCTTAAATATTTCCGCCAGGATTTCGTGGCCGCCTGCAGCGCCGGCGCCAAAGCCGCCGCATGA
- a CDS encoding PHP domain-containing protein → MRYWSADLHIHTVLSACADLSMGPIDIVKTALAKGLDIIAVTDHNSAENAAAVIGAAKDTPLLVIPGMEVYTREEAHVICLFRTLEDALSFQEVIYEHLPEGEYDGDLLGGQYVCDENENILGENRRFLAFPVDLPVHMVAGFVLDLDGIFYPAHIDRKSNSLLRALGFLPKNLPMTAVEIAQPLPEALQQLGFLRTSPYTIVRSSDAHEISQVGSKTTKLLMEAKSFDELKMALAGENGRRAWPAEAETPCGNCR, encoded by the coding sequence GTGCGCTATTGGTCGGCAGATCTGCACATTCACACGGTTCTTTCGGCCTGTGCCGATTTATCGATGGGCCCCATAGATATCGTCAAGACGGCGCTGGCAAAAGGACTGGACATTATCGCCGTCACCGATCACAATTCGGCTGAAAACGCTGCGGCCGTGATCGGCGCGGCCAAGGATACGCCGCTGCTCGTCATTCCGGGCATGGAAGTCTATACCCGTGAAGAGGCGCACGTCATCTGTCTGTTTCGTACACTCGAAGATGCGCTATCGTTTCAAGAGGTGATCTATGAACACCTGCCGGAAGGAGAATACGACGGCGATCTGCTGGGCGGGCAGTACGTCTGCGATGAAAACGAAAACATTTTGGGCGAAAATCGGCGCTTTTTGGCTTTCCCGGTCGACCTGCCGGTACACATGGTTGCCGGATTTGTCCTTGATTTGGACGGCATTTTTTATCCGGCACACATCGATCGCAAATCGAACAGTCTTTTGCGGGCTTTGGGATTTTTGCCCAAAAATTTGCCGATGACGGCAGTGGAAATCGCCCAACCGCTGCCCGAGGCTTTGCAGCAATTGGGCTTTTTGCGCACATCGCCTTATACGATTGTGCGCAGCTCGGACGCGCACGAAATATCGCAGGTCGGCAGCAAAACGACCAAGCTGCTCATGGAAGCGAAAAGCTTTGATGAATTAAAGATGGCACTTGCGGGTGAAAACGGCCGGCGCGCCTGGCCGGCGGAGGCGGAAACACCGTGCGGGAACTGTCGCTGA
- a CDS encoding response regulator: MSRKILLIDDDVDLVEQNRAYLESRGYSVVYAYNGQEGLRLARAEKPDLIVLDVMMTEVGEGFEVARELKADPDTAPIPIIMLSSVNQEHGFNLTIGADAAWNPVDCFIDKPFGPKELEQKITELLKQRNG; this comes from the coding sequence ATGAGTCGCAAAATATTATTAATCGACGACGACGTCGATCTGGTGGAACAGAACCGCGCCTATTTGGAAAGCCGCGGCTATAGCGTTGTTTACGCCTATAACGGCCAAGAGGGCCTTCGGCTTGCGCGCGCTGAAAAACCGGACTTGATCGTGCTGGACGTGATGATGACCGAAGTAGGGGAGGGCTTTGAAGTCGCGCGCGAACTCAAAGCCGATCCCGACACCGCACCTATTCCGATCATTATGCTTTCCTCGGTCAATCAGGAACACGGCTTTAACCTCACGATCGGCGCCGACGCGGCGTGGAATCCCGTCGACTGTTTCATCGACAAGCCTTTCGGTCCCAAAGAACTCGAACAAAAGATCACTGAACTACTGAAGCAAAGGAATGGTTGA
- the nuoE gene encoding NADH-quinone oxidoreductase subunit NuoE encodes MQNLDRVDEIVKSYQDVKTPLIYILKDVQKEFGYLSEEVLTRVALATKIPLSEIYGVATFYSLFTIKPKGRHIVRCCNNAPCFVNGSKEVLDKIKEYLGIEMNETTPDGMFTLEFTSCLGLCAVAPVMMVDDEVYGNLTPEKAVAILKDYKMKGLSNA; translated from the coding sequence ATGCAGAATCTTGACAGAGTAGATGAGATCGTCAAGAGCTATCAGGACGTTAAGACGCCGCTCATCTACATTCTGAAGGACGTGCAAAAAGAGTTCGGCTATTTGTCCGAAGAAGTATTGACGCGAGTTGCCCTTGCCACCAAGATTCCCCTCAGCGAAATCTACGGCGTGGCAACTTTTTACAGCCTTTTCACCATCAAGCCGAAAGGTCGTCATATCGTGCGCTGCTGCAACAACGCGCCCTGTTTTGTCAACGGCTCGAAAGAGGTGTTGGACAAGATCAAAGAATACCTGGGCATCGAAATGAACGAGACGACCCCGGACGGCATGTTCACGCTCGAGTTCACCAGCTGCCTCGGACTCTGCGCCGTGGCGCCGGTCATGATGGTGGACGATGAAGTCTACGGCAATCTTACCCCGGAAAAAGCAGTGGCGATTTTGAAGGACTATAAAATGAAAGGGCTGTCGAATGCATAG
- a CDS encoding (2Fe-2S) ferredoxin domain-containing protein, producing MKTLEDLRAIREKAQRELASRSSAAKYRISVAMGTCGIAAGARNVMSAILDELNKRNVTQAVVTQTGCLGYCDQEPMVQVTGPNNVTITYGKVTPEAARRIVDEHILKDSVVSAYVFKQG from the coding sequence GTGAAGACATTGGAAGATCTGCGGGCTATTCGCGAAAAAGCGCAGCGCGAATTGGCCTCGCGGAGCAGTGCGGCCAAATACCGCATCTCCGTCGCAATGGGTACCTGCGGCATTGCTGCCGGCGCCCGCAACGTAATGAGCGCCATTCTCGACGAGCTCAATAAGCGCAACGTCACCCAGGCCGTTGTTACCCAAACCGGCTGCCTCGGCTATTGCGATCAGGAGCCGATGGTGCAGGTGACCGGTCCGAACAACGTAACCATCACCTACGGCAAGGTGACGCCTGAAGCCGCCAGACGCATCGTCGATGAACACATCCTGAAGGACAGCGTGGTCTCTGCTTATGTTTTTAAACAGGGCTAA
- a CDS encoding response regulator has translation MKKILIVDDDIDLIMQYTPVLQQAGYQVTAAYNGQEGFEKFQAEKPDAMIVDLAMEHFDSGFRLCRQVKKTAEGQKIPVIIMTSAAHETGIALSVGTEEEKQWIAADDYLEKPVSAKDLVLYLKEKVFKE, from the coding sequence ATGAAAAAGATATTGATTGTCGACGACGATATCGATCTGATCATGCAATATACGCCGGTTCTGCAGCAGGCCGGCTATCAAGTCACCGCTGCATACAACGGTCAGGAAGGATTCGAGAAATTTCAGGCCGAAAAACCGGACGCCATGATCGTCGATTTGGCCATGGAGCATTTCGACTCCGGTTTCCGTCTGTGCCGCCAGGTCAAAAAGACGGCGGAAGGGCAAAAGATTCCGGTGATCATCATGACTTCGGCCGCGCACGAGACCGGCATCGCCTTGAGCGTCGGTACGGAAGAAGAGAAGCAATGGATTGCCGCGGACGACTATCTCGAAAAACCGGTATCAGCCAAGGATCTGGTTCTTTATTTAAAAGAAAAAGTCTTTAAAGAATAA
- a CDS encoding serine kinase: MTLQEIVEAIGFSVLSHGEADKQVRWAYLSDILSDVMAKAPKSALWITHQLHENIVALAYFKGLSGIILPEGNLPDTETLQKARAKRIAVLSTSETAFDVAGRLYLLGLRGRP, translated from the coding sequence ATGACGCTGCAGGAAATCGTCGAGGCAATCGGCTTTTCGGTACTCAGCCATGGAGAAGCAGACAAACAGGTGCGATGGGCTTATCTTTCCGACATTCTCAGCGATGTGATGGCCAAAGCGCCCAAAAGCGCCCTGTGGATCACCCATCAGCTGCATGAAAACATTGTCGCCTTGGCTTATTTCAAAGGGCTGAGCGGCATCATCCTGCCGGAAGGCAATCTGCCCGACACGGAAACGCTGCAAAAGGCGCGGGCAAAGCGAATTGCCGTCCTGAGCACATCGGAAACGGCCTTCGACGTCGCCGGCCGCCTCTATCTGCTCGGTTTGCGAGGAAGACCCTGA
- a CDS encoding response regulator: MEAEASKVLVIDDEYGMREGMRRLLELQGLHVDTASGGVEGVEKGVAQEYDLYFIDLKMPDLDGAEVLRSIKLAYPEAICIVVTAFASIDSAVTTTQLGAYRYIPKPFDPDELNSIVKSALERRALILEKRKLQEERQRRLLELSQEQSRLRTVIGALDDGILVINQQEEIVLFNAAFLSLLEIKQEVHVGDGIDKVLPQEICRQIREILAAKDLRAIKQEVVVRPPAEKVVMANTTPIRDPAGETIGLISVIRDITELKKIDIMRSQFVNMAAHELKAPLTAVQGYLELLLDKSLGDSPELYEQYLRRSLERTRELVNLINDLLNISRMEAGKIRREIQTFRLDELLRDRLEYFREEIERRSITVTQDLQPIAIDADREEIARLFNQLLSNAVKYNRQGGSITVTLQRSGNYARVAIRDTGIGMTPEEKSRLFEEFFRAKNEFTRNITGTGLGLIVVKKIVDAYAGMIEVESEFQVGSTFTVLLPLSQQNETIQEQGNRA; the protein is encoded by the coding sequence GTGGAAGCTGAAGCTTCCAAAGTGTTGGTCATTGACGATGAGTACGGGATGCGGGAAGGCATGCGTCGCCTGCTGGAACTGCAGGGACTGCACGTCGATACCGCATCCGGCGGCGTCGAAGGCGTCGAAAAGGGCGTGGCGCAGGAGTACGATCTCTACTTTATAGATCTCAAAATGCCCGACCTTGACGGCGCCGAGGTGCTGCGCTCGATCAAATTGGCCTATCCCGAGGCAATCTGCATCGTCGTTACCGCCTTTGCCTCGATCGACTCCGCCGTCACCACCACTCAACTCGGCGCCTATCGTTACATCCCCAAACCGTTCGATCCCGATGAGCTCAACTCCATCGTCAAATCCGCTCTTGAGCGTCGCGCCCTGATTCTGGAAAAGCGAAAACTGCAGGAAGAGCGCCAGCGGCGGCTGCTCGAGCTCTCCCAGGAGCAGTCGCGCCTGCGCACCGTCATCGGCGCCCTGGACGACGGCATCCTCGTCATCAATCAGCAGGAAGAAATCGTCCTCTTTAACGCCGCGTTTCTTTCCCTCCTCGAAATCAAGCAGGAAGTACACGTCGGTGACGGCATTGACAAAGTTCTGCCGCAGGAAATATGCCGACAGATCCGCGAAATCTTGGCGGCCAAAGACCTGCGCGCCATCAAACAGGAAGTGGTGGTGCGGCCTCCGGCCGAAAAGGTCGTTATGGCCAACACCACCCCCATCCGCGATCCCGCCGGCGAAACCATCGGCCTCATCTCTGTTATCCGCGACATTACCGAGCTGAAAAAGATCGACATCATGCGCTCTCAATTCGTCAACATGGCGGCGCATGAGCTCAAGGCGCCGCTGACCGCCGTACAGGGCTACTTGGAGCTGCTGCTCGACAAATCGCTCGGCGATTCGCCGGAGCTTTATGAGCAGTATCTGCGCCGTTCGCTCGAACGGACACGCGAACTGGTCAACCTGATCAACGACCTGCTCAACATTTCGCGCATGGAAGCCGGCAAGATCCGCCGCGAAATTCAGACGTTCAGACTCGATGAGCTGCTGCGGGATCGTCTAGAATATTTTCGTGAAGAAATCGAACGCCGCTCGATCACCGTCACGCAGGATCTGCAGCCGATCGCCATCGACGCCGATCGGGAAGAGATCGCCCGCCTCTTTAACCAGCTGCTCAGCAATGCCGTCAAATACAATCGACAGGGAGGATCGATCACCGTCACGCTGCAGCGCAGCGGCAATTATGCGCGCGTTGCCATTCGCGATACGGGCATCGGGATGACGCCCGAAGAAAAGAGCCGGCTGTTCGAAGAGTTTTTTCGCGCCAAGAACGAGTTCACCCGCAACATTACCGGCACCGGGCTGGGATTGATCGTCGTCAAAAAGATCGTCGACGCCTATGCCGGTATGATCGAGGTCGAAAGTGAATTCCAGGTCGGCAGTACCTTTACGGTGCTGCTGCCTCTTTCTCAGCAGAACGAGACCATTCAGGAACAAGGAAACCGAGCATGA